The window TGCCACGTCGCCGTCACCTCGAAACCTGTGCATCGGCCAACTGCGCCGACATCGGATTGAACATCGCAGCCACGCGCGCAGCTTGTCCGGCCGATTTTTTGCCTGAACCAAGGACGGCAACCGAAGCGGTTTCACCCATCAGCCGGCCGGCAAATGCCTTGACGTCATCCGGGCCGACGTTCTCAACGGCGTTGACGAGCTCGGACACTTCCACGAGGCGGCCATGCGCCAGAAGCTGGCGGGCCATCTGCTCGGTGTAGACAGCCGAACTTTCGAGCGCCATGAGCAATCCCGCCTTGATCTGAGCTTTAGAGCGCAGCAGCTCGGCGTCCGTTGGCCCGGACTTGGCAAGCGCACCAAGCTCCTGAGCGACCACGGCGGACAGCTCTTCGACCATATCGGCCCCCGTTGCGGCGTGTACAGCCAGCATGCCGGTGTCTCTTACCCCCCAGACCGTCGAATAAATCGAATAGCAAAGTCCGCGATCTTCGCGAATTTCCTGAAAGAGCCGTGACGACATCCCGCCGCCAAAGAGGCCAGAGAAGACCTGCGCGGCATAGAACGCCGGATCCAGATACGATGGCGACGGCAATCCGATCAGAACGTGGCTTTGCTCGAATGTTTTCCCCAGCGCCGCGGAGCCGCCCCGGTAATGCGCCTGCGATTCGTCTCCGCGTCGTCCCGGAGTGAGCCCTCCGAATAGGGCCTCAGCGTGGCGAACGATATCCGCATGGCGGACAGCGCCGGACGCCGAAACCACCATTGAGTCAGGAAGATAGTGTGTGCGGAGGTAAGACCGCAATTCGCTCGCGCCAAAGCGCGCGACGCTGGCCTTTGTACCGAGAATGGGCCGTCCGAGGGCTTGGTCCGGAAACGCGACGCCCTGCATCAAGTCAAAGACCACGTCGTCAGGATTATCGTCGGTGGACGCGATTTCCTGCTGGATAACGACGCGTTCGCGATTGAGGTCTTCAGGCGCGAACTTCGAATTGAGCAGGATATCCGCAAGCATTTCGAGCGCGACGCCCTCGTCGCCCGCGAGGATGCGGGCGTAATAGGCCGTCGTATCGAGACCGGTGGCGGCATTGAGGTCGCCGCCAAGGCTTTCGATCTCTTCCGCGATGGCTCGAGCGGAGCGCTTCTTCGTGCCCTTGAACGCCATATGCTCAAGGAAGTGCGCCAAACCGTGTTCGTCGTCGCGTTCGTGGCGCGAGCCGACGTCAATCCATATGCCGAGCGAGACCGTCGCCAGGTTCGGCATTGCGTGCGTTACGACGCGAAGGCCGTTTGGCAGCATTGTCAGCTCGGTGCTCATCACTGTACCCCCGTGCTGGCGCGGCATCGGCTGCGGACAAAGTCCTGCAAAACAGCCAGATCGTTGGGCAGCGTTTCGAAGCGCTCGGTATCCTGCAGCAAATGCTCAAGATGCGCGGGAAGGCCGGGTCGCTCGCCGGTTATGCTTTCGATGGCATCCGGAAATTTTGCCGGGTGCGCGGTCGAAAGCACGACGGTGTTGCTGCCCGCCGTTTCACGTTCGGCAGCGACGTAAGCGCATGCCGTGTGCGGGTCGAGACCGTATCCGTAGGTCGCTTTTGCGTTTCTGATTGCGTCGGCCACGTCGCCTTCAGTGGCGGACACGGCGGCGAAATCGGATTTGAGTTTCGACCAGGCCGGGCCGAGATCGAACTCGCGACGCGAGGCGAGCGACGTCATCGCATCGCGTACGAACGCGGAATCGCGACCGGACGCTTCGAAGAGATAGCGCTCAAAATTCGATGAAATCTGGATGTCCATCGACGGCGACATCGTCGCGACAACGTCCTTCATCGCGTAGACGCCGGTTTCAAGCGCACGCGGGAGAATGTCATTGGCGTTGGATGCGATGATCAGCTTGTCGATCTCAAGCCCAAGCCGTTTGGCGGCGTAGCCCGCGAAGATGTCGCCGAAGTTTCCGGTCGGCACTGCGAACGAGAGACCTTTCGTATTTCCAAGTCGCGATGCGGCCCAGAAATAGTACGTCACCTGCGCGACGATGCGTGCCCAGTTGATAGAATTTACGCCCGAAAGCTCTACGGAATCGCGGAAATCGTGATCGTTGAACATCGCTTTCACGAGAGCCTGACAGTCGTCGAAGGTTCCGTGAATGGCGACGGCGTGAACGTTTGCTTCCTTTGGCGTCGTCATCATCCGGCGCTGCACGTCCGAGACGCGGCCTTCCGGAAAAAGAATGACAACATCGACGCGCTTCGACGAACGGAACGCTTCGATCGCCGCGCCGCCGGTATCGCCGGATGTGGCGCCGACGATCGTCGCGCGAGCGTTGCGCTTTTCCAGCACGTGATCCATCAGGCGGGCCAGCAATTGCATGGCGACGTCTTTGAAGGCCAGCGTCGGACCGTGAAAGAGTTCGAGGATGCTCAAGCCGGGCTTCAGCTCGACGAGCGGCGTTACTTCCGGCGTGTCGAAGGTTGCGTACGCCTCGGTTGCCATGCGGTGCAATTCGGCGCGGGAGATTTCATCGCCGGTGAACGGATGGATGACGTCGACCGCGATCTCGACGAACGATTTGTTCGGGAATGACGCGATGGTTTCGGCCTTCAGAGTTGGCCACACATCCGGAAGGTACAGGCCGCCGTCGCGCGCAAGACCTGCCAGCAGAACGTCTTCGAAACCAAGTGTCGGCGCGGTGCCCCGGGTCGAAATGTACTTCAAATTCACACTCTCACGATCGACGGTTGATGGGGCGAACTTAGAGCATTTTTCGGCGCTTGGGGCGCTGTTTCGACAGAGCTGCTACGTCTCGTCCCTGGCTTATTGTGTATTGTCCCAGGATCAGACGAGGCGTCCCGAGCCGGTGCGCCGATCGACCCGACTTTTTCGCGTCAAACCTCGGGTTTCCGGCTGTCCAAAGCCTGAAGTCGCTGGCGCGCGAAGACGGTGAAAATAGCCGCCAGGATCACCGCAAATGCAAACCAGGTCACCACGTATTGCAGATGAGGATTGGAGATATTGACCTCTGTCGTTCCGCCCTTCGGCCAGCCGCCTGGATTTTCGGGAGTGGCATCGGCGTCGATCGAGAAGGGAGCATAAGCCTGCACCTTCTCGGCGCTGAACTGAAGCGGCGACGGCGGACCCTTAGCGCCCCACCGCATGGCCTCGAGATCGCGCCAGTACCAGCGGTTCGCGGCGTAGTCGGGATCGATTGCGAACCAGCCGCGGTGTTCGGGAAGACGCACGAGGCCCGTCACCGTAACCGGTCCTTCGATCTGACCTTCGGCTCGCTTGGCTGGATCCTTCAGATCGTCTGAGACCCAGCCCCGGTTGACGAAGACAGGAGGCAGACCACCGGCAGGTCGCAGCAGCGTATAAACATGCCAGCCTTGCGACGACGTCTTCGGCGCATAGAGATGGTGTTCCTGGCTGTTGTCGAATGTTCCAGAAATGCGGACGTGGAGGTATTCGACGTCTCCGGTTTTCACATACCGCGAGAGCGCCTCTGGATATGAGACGGGCTCCGCGACGCTGCGTTCTTTGACCTTCGCGATGAGGTCTTCCTTCCACGCCAAGCGGTGCCATTGCCAGTTTCCAAGGCCAATCAGCACGGGCAGCGTGACAATCGTCAGTATGGCAGGAAGAATGAGACCTGCGGCGCGCCAGCGCGCGAACATGGCTATTCCTTTGCGATTCGGCCTTCTTCGGCCTTGTTCCGGAACTGAAGCGCGATCAACGTCGCCTTGAGAAATCGAAGCAGAAGCAGAGTGACGATCGGGGCGAAGATACCCCAGAGAATGACGTGCATCCACCAAGGCACGCGCAATTTAAACTCGGCCAGAAGCGCTCCGCCGAGACACAGGAATCCCATGATGAAGATTCCGAAGACGGCGGGCCCGTCACCAGTGTCTATGAAGTTATAATCGAGGCCGCATTCGCTGCATTTCTCTGCAAGGCCCAATGAATTTGAGAACAGCTTGCCATTGCCGCATCGCGGGCAGCGGCATTTCAAGCCCGCAATCAGCGGGGAAACTTCAGGTATCGAATTCGACACGGCTTAACTCGATCCGGCAGTGCCTAGGGTAATCCAGACGATCCTGGATTGCCTTCGGGTTTCCAATAGGAAAGAGGCGGCTCTGCGCCGCCTCTTTGTAATTCATCATCTGGATCGCGAATAATCGCAATCGCTCAGCCTCAATGCGCGCCCGGAACCTGCGGGCCAGCACCCCAAACGTAGATGCAGGCGAACAGGAACAGCCAGACCACGTCAACGAAATGCCAGTACCAAGCAGCGGCTTCGAAACCGAAGTGTTGCTTCGGCGTAAACGCACCGCGGAATGCGCGGAAGAGGCAAACGGCAAGGAAGACCGTGCCGATGAACACATGGAAGCCGTGGAAGCCAGTCGCCATGAAGAACGTCGCGCCGTAGGTGTGGCCAGCGAAGCTGAACTGCGCGTGGCTGTATTCAATGATCTGGCAGATCGTGAACAGCACGCCGAGAAGAACGGTCAACAGCAGGCCAACGGTGAGGCCGCGGCGATCGTTCTTGAGCAGTGCGTGGTGAGCCCACGTCACGGTGCAGCCCGACGTCAACAGGATGAGCGTATTGACGAGCGGCAGACCCCACGGATTGAATGTGGCCTTGAAGAAGCCCGGAACAGCAGCAGCCGTTTCGACCGGAGCCGGGGGCCAGTGGCCGCCGTAAACTTCGTTGCGCGACGTCAGACCAATCATCTGGCTCGCATTGTTCATGAGCTCATGAACGCCCGCCGGAAACAGCGCGCTGTCGAAATATGCCCAGAACCAAGCCACGAAGAACATCACCTCAGAGGCGATGAACATGATCATGCCGTAGCGCAGGTGAAGTTGAACGACCGGTGTGTGGTCGCCCTTGTTGGCTTCAGTGATGATATCGGCCCACCAACGCCACGCGACGGCGATGAGAAGTGCCAAGCTAACGGCGAACAGCCAGGGACCCGTGATGCCGAAAACACCTTCGCCATCGATATGCGTCCGCATCCACGCGATGCCACCGACCGCCATCGTAAGGGCGAAGAATGCAGCCGCAAGAGGCCAGGGGCTAGGGTCTACCAAGTGGTAGTCGTGATGTTTCGCGTGCGTGTCAGCCATTATTGCTCTCCGTCGTCCCCATCGCTTCCGGATCGGCCCCTCTCCGGTATTGGCGTTCAGCCCGTCCCGGTCGAAGTACAATCCGGCAATCGTTGCCGTTTATGTTTCTTCTCGTCTTGTAGATGTGAAGTCTCAATCTCCGCCCGTTCAGCCGCCCCCCGTCTTCGGGGCAGACGTTGCTGCCTGAGGTGCCTCTGCGGCGTGTTCGAGCGGATAGAACACGTACGACAGCGTCACCGTGGAGAACTGCTTGGTGTCGGAATCCTCGACCATTTTAGGATCGATGAAGAAAGTTATCGGCATCTCCACCGTCTGATGCGGCGCAAGCGTTTGCTCGGTAAAGCAGAAGCATTCGATCTTCTGGAAATAAGGACCCATCGATTCCGGCGCGACGTTGAACGCAGCCTGACCGCTTAGCGGCTTGTCCGTGAGATTGGTTGCGCGGAAGAAAGCGAGGTTCGTTTCGCCGATCTTGACTTCCATCGTCTTGACGTCCGGCTCGAACTTCCAAGCCAGTTTTTTCGAGACATTGCCGTCAAAGCGCACGGTGATCGTACGGTCGAGAACCTTGCTTGCGTTCTGCGCGGCGCGCTGCGTCGTGCCGCCGTAACCCGTCACCTGGCAGAACATGGAATAGAGCTCTGGCGAGACGGCAGTGATGCCGCCCATCACCCCAAGCGCCAGCAGGCAGCCGACGACTGTGCGACGGTTGCCAGACGATGGCTTCTTCGGAAGATTTTCGCTGCTCGAGTCCATTCGGCTTTCGTTCCTCAAAGGACTTTCGGCGGAACGCCGTTGGTGAAGCGCACAAAGGTGGCGATGTAGAATGCGAGCACCATGAATCCCAGCATCAAGCCGATCGCAATCGACCGGCGGCGGCGAGACCGCTGGGCCGCGAGATCCTGGTTGGTCTTTTCAGGCGCATCCATTCGAACAAAGCACCTTATGCCAGAATGCGGTGCACAGTGGCTTCAACGAGAAGCACAGCAAACAGCACGTAGAGATAGAGAATCGAGAACCAGAAGAGTCGGCGCGCCGCCGTATCGGCTTCGCGGCCTTCGGTCGTGAAATAGACGTTCACTGCCAGCGCCAGGAAGACGGCGCCGAGAACAACCGAGCTAACGAGATACGCAATTCCGCCGAGGCCGGTGAAATAGGGAGCAATCGCGAGCGGCACGAGCAACACGGAATAGATCAGAATCTGGCGGCGCGTTTCCGGCAGCCCTGCAACGACCGGCAGCATCGGCACACCGACGCGCTCGTAGTCACGGCAACGATAGAGCGACAGCGCCCAGAAGTGCGGCGGCGTCCACATGAAGATGATGAGAAACAGCAGGATGCTGTTGATGCTGACGTCACCCGTGACAGCAGCCCAGCCGATCATTGGCGGGAACGCACCCGCTGCACCGCCGATGACGATGTTCTGCGGCGTCTTACGCTTCAGCCACATCGTGTAGACGAAAAGATAGTAAGCGATCGTGAGTGCCAGGAGCGCGCCGGCAACCCAGTTGACGATCACGCCGAGCGTTACGACGGAGCCCAACGAAAGAACGGTTCCGAAGCTGAGAGCTTCGTCACCGCTGACTTTTCCACGCGGCAAAGGACGTGCTGCCGTACGCGCCATGCGGGCATCGATGTCGGCGTCATACCACATATTGAGGGCGCCCGAGGCGCCCGCACCGATTGCAATCGAGACCATGGCGATGACGCCAATGATCGGATTGATCGATCCTGGCGCGGCCAGCATTGCAGCGAGCGCCGTAAAGACAACGAGCGCCATCACGCGCGGCTTCATCAACTGGACGAAGTCGCCGACGCTTGGCTCGGCCGTGAGGTCAAATTGACCGATTTCGCTTTGGACGCTCATTGCCCGCACATCGCCTAATTGGTTGATGTCGAATTTCGATCAGGGTCGGCGGACGAGGCCCGCCGACCCTGTGGGTTACTTCGCGGATCAGTGATGATCAGCGGCCGCGATGCGCGGAAGCTTCTCGAAGCTATGGAAAGCTGGCGGCGACGGCAGCGTCCATTCCAGCGTCGTTGCGCCAGGACCCCACGGATTGTCCGCAGCCTTCTCCTTACGGATGAAGTAGGCGTAGAACATCGCAAACAGGAACACGAGCAAGCCTGCAGCCGTGATGTAGGAGCCGTACGACGAGATGCGGTTCCAGTACGCAAACCCTTCCGGGTAGTCAGCGTAGTGGCGCGGCATGCCCGACAGGCCAAGGAAGTGCTGCGGGAAGAACAGGACGTTGGCGCCGATGAACGTCAACCAGAAGTGCAGCTTGCCCAGCGTCTCATTGTACATGTAGCCGCTCATCTTCGGGAACCAGTAGTACCAGCCTGCGAAGATCGAGAAGACAGCGCCGAGCGAGAGCACGTAGTGGAAGTGTGCAACGACGTAGTACGTGTTGTGCAGTGCGCGGTCGACGCCTGCGTTGGCGCACATAACGCCCGTCACGCCGCCGACGGTGAAGAGCACGATGAAGCCCAGCGCCCACAACATCGGAACGCGGTATTCAAGCGAGCCGCCCCACATGGTGGCGATCCAGGAGAATACCTTCACGCCCGTTGGTACGGCGATCACCATTGTCGCGAACATGAAGTAAGCCTGCGTATCGACGCTCAGACCTGCCGTGTACATGTGGTGAGCCCAGACGATGAAGCCGACGAGGCCGATCGCAACCATGGCGTAGGCCATGCCGAGGTAACCGAACACCGGCTTCCGCGAGAACGTCGAAACGATGTGGCTGACGATGCCGAAGCCCGGCAGAACGAGAATGTAAACTTCGGGATGGCCGAAGAACCAGAAAAGATGGGCGTAGAGCAGCGGGTCGCCGCCGCCTGCGGGATCATAGAAGGTCGTTCCGAAATTACGATCCGTCAGCAGCATGGTGATCGCGCCAGCGAGAACCGGAAGCGACAGCAAAAGCATGAAGGCGGTGACGAGTTCGGCCCAGACGAACAGCGGCATCTTGTGCAGCGTCATGCCGGGTGCGCGCATGTTGAAGATCGTGGTGATGAAGTTGATCGCACCAAGGATCGACGCAGCACCGGCCAAATGGACCGACAGAATTGCAAAGTCGACTGCGGGTCCGGGATGACCAATCTTGCCTGCAAGCGGCGCGACCAAGATCCAGCCAGCACCTGCACCATCAGCGTCTGCCGTGCCGGGAACGAACAGCGACATAAGCATCAGAGCGAAGGCAGAAACCAACAGCCAGAAGGAGATGTTGTTCATGCGCGGGAACGCCATGTCAGGCGCACCGATCATGATCGGCACAAACCAGTTGCCGAAGCCGCCGATCATGGCAGGCATGACGACAAAGAAGACCATGATCATGCCGTGCGCGGAAACGAACGCGTTAAAGACGCCTTCGTTTGAGAAGAACTGAAGCCCAGGCTCCTGAAGTTCCAAGCGCATCGCGATGGACAGACCGGCGCCGATGCAGCCCGCAAAGATTGAGAACAGCAAGTACATCGTGCCGATGTCTTTGTGGTTCGTCGAAAGGAACCATCGCCTAAAGAATGTCGGCGCGTGGTCGTGACCACCGTCGGCCGTGTGTGCAGTGCTTCCCATTTCCTAATGCCCTTGTCCCGAAAGCTTCTCAGTTCTTATTGGTCGATGAAGCGAGGCGAGCAGCTTGTCGCCGCTCGTCACGACTAATTACTGCGCAGAGGCGACGTTGGATTGATCGCCGCGGCTCGCGACGTCGTCGTCAAGAATCTTCTGAGCCTTCTTCTTGTCCTTGCCCTGCATCGCGGCCAGCCAGGCGTCGTACACGGTCTGATCTACGACACGAACGACGATCGGCATCGCAGAATGCAGCTTGCCGCAAAGAACCGAGCACTGACCCGTATAGGTGCCAATTCTCGTTGCACGGAACCATACGGCCGACGTACGGCCAGGGACGGCCTGCATCTTCACGCCGAACGACGGCACGGTCCAAGAGTGGATGACGTCGCTCGAGGTTACGAGAACGTGGACGTTCTTGTTGACCGGAACGGCGATTTCCTGATCGACGGAAAGACGACGGCGCTTGTGGGTCTCAGCCCAGAGCGGCAGAGAGTCCGTATACAGAGCGGCGTGCAACCGTGCGCCCTCAAGTGCGCCATATTTCTGATCGTATGCTTCGTCACCAACCTTGGCGCGGATGAGGTCTTCATCGTTGATGATGTTGGACGTGATCGAGATGTTCTGGTCGAGGTATTCCGTATCCCAGAACCAGGAGTTGCCCGTGACCTTCACGGTCAGGTCCGGCTTCGGAAAGGCGTACTGATTGAACAGGAGGTGGAATGAAGGGATCGAGATGCCGACCAGGATCAGGATCGGAACGATCGTCCAGGCGACTTCGAGGCCGGTGTGATGCGTGGTGCGCGACGGGGTCGGATTGTTCTTCGCGCTGAAGCGGAACATCACGTATCCCATCAGAATGATGACGAAGACCGCGATCGAAATGATGATGTAATTTACGGTGTCGTGGACGTGGGTCAGTTCTTCCATGAGGGGAGTGGCCGCGCCTTGCAGACCAAGCTCGCCGTCGGTTGGATGACCAAAGCCTGCGAGCGCCGGTGCAAGACCGACAAAAGCCATGGCCGAGCAGGCAGCCGTCAATCCCAGAACGGCGCCAAGCAACCTCTTAAACATTCGTTCGCTCCCAGTTCGCGTCGCCCAGCGCTGAACACGCCGCGACCGTCTCCCATTCACAAATTGCGCGCTCGGCTGCGCGTCGTCCCCGTTTTTTTGCCCGGTTTTCCCGACCAGGAGCGCCCGCGTACGACGAAGCCACGCCGGCTTCAATCTCACCTGCTAAGGCAGCACGACACAGAGCACAACCGCTCCAATGAACTCAAGTCAAGTTTGTGCGTCATTTATACGCTAAAAGAGGTTGGGTACTTTGAGCGAATCGCATTCCTCTCGGGACTGCCCCGTGTCGCGCAGAACAGAATTCGGCCGAAATCCTGGATGACGAAGCGGCGGATCGTTGGTGGCAATTCTCGTCGCTAACGCGGTATCTGGAACGCAAGGACATCCGTTTGCATTCGCTCATTCGACGCCGAAACGACCACCTCCTGACAGACACAGGCTTCCCTGCGATGGGCGCCGAGTCGTGGGCGACCCGACTATTCTTGGCAGGGCTTGTGCTGGTGTTCGCAGTTGCGAGCATGATGGCGTTCGCGATGCCTGCCAACGCCGTCGATGCGCCGGAAGGGACGGTCAAAGCGCAGCATGGGGATTGGCAGGTCGTCTGCAAGGATCCGCCGGCTGGCGCGAAGAACGGCGTTTGCGCGCTCGTGCAAAGCGTCACGGCCGAGGACAAAAACAATATCGGGCTGACGGTCTACTTCCAGCGCTTCTCGAATGGCACGCGCGTTCTGCGCGTATTCGCTCCGCTCGGCGTGCTTCTGCCGCCGGGCCTCGGCCTAAAGATCGATGACAAGGACGTTGGGCATGCGCCGTTTCTGCGCTGCCATAGCTTCGCTTGCTATGCTCAGGTCGTTGTCGAAGATCCGCTGATTGAGCAGCTCAAGACCGGAAAAACGGCGATTTTCATCATCTTCCAGACTGAGGAAGCGGGCATCGGGATTCCGATTTCGCTTAAGGGCTTCGCAGAGGCACTTGGCGACCTCAAGTGAGTTGGCCGCACACGCAGCGCGGCTCAGCCGATTCCTGAGTTTCGGGCGTTCAGATTGCGCTTCATACGTTCAGATTGTCAGGCGACCTTGCGCTCGTATGTTTCGCCCGTCTGCTCGTCTCGCTCCAACAGCACGAGACGATCGCGCGAGCGCTTCACCGGCAATTTGACCACCGGTGCAGCCACCGAGCCACCGGCTGCCGCCACACGCGGCGCAACCTCTGCGCAGTTTCCGATCATCATCGTCCAAAGCTCGGCGCACGCGTTGAAGTGGTGCATCGGCGATGGCGCCGGGCGCATGATTTCGTGAGTCCAGCGCATAAGCGCCTGAGCCTGACGCGCCTGCAGTCCTGCAATTTCCATCTGACTTGTACCGACAGCACGCATTAGCGGTTGCCAGAAATACGCAGTGGTATCAACGGTATCGAACAGAATCTGAAAGTAAGAATAGTACAGTGAAGTATTACTATGCGAAGTTTCGGCATTATACGCCATCTCGCAACCCTTCCCGCTACACACAACGCCCTCGAACTGTGCCAGGCACCTGGGTTCAAACCTCATTACATTTGAACCTCGGATGAATGTGCTTTGAGATAGCACGAAGGTGCAACCGTCGCACCTCACAGCTCCGTGCGGATTGTGTCGAAATACTCAATGGCTTGCCGTCGTTGGCTTACACGCTGTTGGCGCACAACCTCTCGCAGAGCGTGTAAATCTCACAAATACTCAATTATAGCAGGTGGTTAATCGTTCTTGACGATTGTTCAACTGAGCTTATCACAGGAGAGGAATTAGTCGGTTGAGTAGCTGTTGTGAGTGCGTTCCGGGGAACCAACCATTGGGGTTTGGTTGTTCGCGCCGTCGTCGCGAGCGGCGCCAGCGTGCTTTTTTCTGGATTGTCCTTCGCTCAGAGCTCTCTCCCTCAGCCGGAAACAACTGAAAGTGCCCTTGGCTGGCGTGAGACTTGGGCGGGCGTGGACGCGGCCCGCGATCAGTGGATGTTTTATTCCGGCATGACGGTTGCCCCGTGGAGCCCGGATGCCCACTCGAACGGCATTCGTCTGCGGCTCTCGGGCGGATACGGACACTACGACTACACCGCCATGACGCCGCGCGCGCCTTGCGGAGATGCGACCGTTGGCGATGCTTGCAGCGAGGATGGCCGGATCGCAAAACGTTACAGCGTGGCCCATTCGTATGCCCATGCGCTGGTTGGCTATCACTTTCGTCTCGGGGACTTGATTGCGAAGACGTTCGTCGGCGCGGCGATGTCGACCCAGAGCCATAAGAACAGCGAAACGCTTCATGCCAGCGACGGCACCAAGTTCGGTGCGATAGGGGCTGTCGAACTCTGGCTCAATCTCGGTGAGCACGCCTACACCGCAGTCGACGCCAGCTATTCAACTGCGCGGGATGAGACGTCCGCGCGTTGGAGAGCAGGCTATCGGCTGCTTCCCTATCTCTCCATCGGTCCTGAGCTTCGATACGACAAAAACATCGAGACAGGAGAGGGCATTTGGAATGGCCGGGCTGGTGCATTCATCCGTTATGAATGGGCAGGCGGGGAGGTCTCGTTGGCAGGCGGTGTCGCGACGCGTGTAAGCGATTGGCAACAAGACGATAGCTCGCCCTACGGAACACTGAACGTGCTCTTCCAATTCTAGCTGCACCGTGCCAGTTCTTTGACACAGCCGCGCGTTCCGACGCGCACGAAACTGGACGAGGATGTGCATGAGAATGGCACCGGCCCCGGCTCTTTTTTTCGCCTTGGCGTTTCTGGCGCCGATGTTCGTTTCCCATGCTGCAAACGCGGGCGCATGCGCTGACTTCCAAGTGACCGCGCGCGGAGAGCAGTCGCGATACGAGTGGCTGGCCAAGGTCAAGACACGGGCTCACTGGCGCCAGAAAGTCAGAACGATGCCCGGCCTCGGCCCCGATTATTCCAATTGGGCCCGCGCGCAGAATACCGAGGAAAACTGCATGAGCGGCGGCTCGGGAACTGTTTGCACGTTCGTTGGAACGCCTTGCCTGCCCTGATTGCAGGGCGTTCTCGTTCGCTCACAGCGGACGCATGTTGTATGTGCTTTTCTGGCACACCTCACGGTCAATTCGCTTTGAAAGCACGGCGAGTTACAGTGATTGTCTTGCAAGTTCGCATGCGCGACCCAATCATCTCCCCGGCGATATTGCACACTAGTCATTCGCATTGACTCGACGCGGTTGGCTACGGTGCGCCTGTCGCTCAAAAGCCCGCCCAGTTGCGTGCTGGCGGAGGTGAAGGAGTATTGGGCTGCGGGTCCCATCGCTCCTTCTCCTCGGCACCGTCTTAGGCACTCTCATACGATATTTACCCTTGTTCCCTGAGGAACAGCGGATTCTCCAAAACGAACATCTATTCGCCTTGACGAGTTCACAATCCTTCGACAAACAGAACGTCGATTCTTTTTGGGAACCCGAGACGAGGCTGGGTGATGCCGAGACTGAGGCCCGATACGCAGCGTGCGAGACGAGAAAAAATTCTCGACGCAGCGCTGACCTGCTTTTCCAGAGGCGGATTTCACGCGACGACGATGCAGTCCATTTGCCGGGAGGCAGGGATTAGCCCTGGATCGCTTTATGTCTACTTCAATAGCAAAGAAGCGTTGATCGAGGGGCTGTGCGAACGCGACCGGGCGGAATTCGCTGAGCGCTTCGCCGTGCTTGCAAATGCGCCTGACTTGCTGGAAGCGCTTTCCGCAATCGGCGAACACTACTTCATCGATGAATCTCCGGAGCGGCAACGCTTTGCGATGGAGATGGGTGTTGAAGCGACACGCAACCCACGCATCGCCGACATCTTCATGAAGGTCGACAAGTATTGCAGCGAAAGTTTCGAAGCGCTGTTTCAACGCATGAAGGATGAGAAAAGAATTGCGCCAACCATCGATATTCCGAGGTTGGCGAAAGTCTTGAGCGTCCTTGGCGACGGATTGTTTTGGCGCCGAGCCATCGAGCCCAATGTCGATATGCGCGCCATTTTGCCGGTGATGATCCAGATGATCGGCAGTCTTCTGAATCCGGTAGAGCGCGCCCCGCGCAGCCAATCCGCCAAAACGCACGAGGCGCGCGTATGACTTGGACGAAATTTTTCGTGCTCTTGTTCTTGATCGCCGCCGGAACGGGCGGCTT is drawn from Hyphomicrobium methylovorum and contains these coding sequences:
- a CDS encoding M16 family metallopeptidase — its product is MSTELTMLPNGLRVVTHAMPNLATVSLGIWIDVGSRHERDDEHGLAHFLEHMAFKGTKKRSARAIAEEIESLGGDLNAATGLDTTAYYARILAGDEGVALEMLADILLNSKFAPEDLNRERVVIQQEIASTDDNPDDVVFDLMQGVAFPDQALGRPILGTKASVARFGASELRSYLRTHYLPDSMVVSASGAVRHADIVRHAEALFGGLTPGRRGDESQAHYRGGSAALGKTFEQSHVLIGLPSPSYLDPAFYAAQVFSGLFGGGMSSRLFQEIREDRGLCYSIYSTVWGVRDTGMLAVHAATGADMVEELSAVVAQELGALAKSGPTDAELLRSKAQIKAGLLMALESSAVYTEQMARQLLAHGRLVEVSELVNAVENVGPDDVKAFAGRLMGETASVAVLGSGKKSAGQAARVAAMFNPMSAQLADAQVSR
- the thrC gene encoding threonine synthase — protein: MKYISTRGTAPTLGFEDVLLAGLARDGGLYLPDVWPTLKAETIASFPNKSFVEIAVDVIHPFTGDEISRAELHRMATEAYATFDTPEVTPLVELKPGLSILELFHGPTLAFKDVAMQLLARLMDHVLEKRNARATIVGATSGDTGGAAIEAFRSSKRVDVVILFPEGRVSDVQRRMMTTPKEANVHAVAIHGTFDDCQALVKAMFNDHDFRDSVELSGVNSINWARIVAQVTYYFWAASRLGNTKGLSFAVPTGNFGDIFAGYAAKRLGLEIDKLIIASNANDILPRALETGVYAMKDVVATMSPSMDIQISSNFERYLFEASGRDSAFVRDAMTSLASRREFDLGPAWSKLKSDFAAVSATEGDVADAIRNAKATYGYGLDPHTACAYVAAERETAGSNTVVLSTAHPAKFPDAIESITGERPGLPAHLEHLLQDTERFETLPNDLAVLQDFVRSRCRASTGVQ
- a CDS encoding SURF1 family protein, yielding MFARWRAAGLILPAILTIVTLPVLIGLGNWQWHRLAWKEDLIAKVKERSVAEPVSYPEALSRYVKTGDVEYLHVRISGTFDNSQEHHLYAPKTSSQGWHVYTLLRPAGGLPPVFVNRGWVSDDLKDPAKRAEGQIEGPVTVTGLVRLPEHRGWFAIDPDYAANRWYWRDLEAMRWGAKGPPSPLQFSAEKVQAYAPFSIDADATPENPGGWPKGGTTEVNISNPHLQYVVTWFAFAVILAAIFTVFARQRLQALDSRKPEV
- a CDS encoding DUF983 domain-containing protein, translating into MSNSIPEVSPLIAGLKCRCPRCGNGKLFSNSLGLAEKCSECGLDYNFIDTGDGPAVFGIFIMGFLCLGGALLAEFKLRVPWWMHVILWGIFAPIVTLLLLRFLKATLIALQFRNKAEEGRIAKE
- a CDS encoding cytochrome c oxidase subunit 3 — protein: MADTHAKHHDYHLVDPSPWPLAAAFFALTMAVGGIAWMRTHIDGEGVFGITGPWLFAVSLALLIAVAWRWWADIITEANKGDHTPVVQLHLRYGMIMFIASEVMFFVAWFWAYFDSALFPAGVHELMNNASQMIGLTSRNEVYGGHWPPAPVETAAAVPGFFKATFNPWGLPLVNTLILLTSGCTVTWAHHALLKNDRRGLTVGLLLTVLLGVLFTICQIIEYSHAQFSFAGHTYGATFFMATGFHGFHVFIGTVFLAVCLFRAFRGAFTPKQHFGFEAAAWYWHFVDVVWLFLFACIYVWGAGPQVPGAH
- a CDS encoding cytochrome c oxidase assembly protein, encoding MDSSSENLPKKPSSGNRRTVVGCLLALGVMGGITAVSPELYSMFCQVTGYGGTTQRAAQNASKVLDRTITVRFDGNVSKKLAWKFEPDVKTMEVKIGETNLAFFRATNLTDKPLSGQAAFNVAPESMGPYFQKIECFCFTEQTLAPHQTVEMPITFFIDPKMVEDSDTKQFSTVTLSYVFYPLEHAAEAPQAATSAPKTGGG
- a CDS encoding protein CoxF, with translation MDAPEKTNQDLAAQRSRRRRSIAIGLMLGFMVLAFYIATFVRFTNGVPPKVL